The window CAGACAAGTTCTAAACAGGATACCCACATTTAACCACGTATCATTAGATCTTATACACTGTAAGAGATTTGTTGGATACCAAGCCACTTAGCAAGCGTGTGGTCAGCCAAGCTGAATCACTGAAGATACTGTTGGTAAGCACCAGGCCATTGTGGTCTGGGGACGGTTATTTAGGCTTTGGCTCTCCATTCctaatctcctggagaagtgttTACCTTCTCTGTTTACACTTCTAGTTCTACACCAAGTTGTGGCTTGCATTTTAGATTTTAGTGTCTTCTGGAAATCGGTTGGTTTATCTTTTTCAAGGTTTGCCTTGAGAGTCTGTGTTTCATTGCCAATTAGATAGGTTTCTTAAACTATAGTCTAAAGGggagaaaaaatttctaaaaacattaaccataataaataggttttataaaagttttaaattccaCTATAGTTAATCAGTTTGAACAAGACATTTAAGctctaaatagcattttaaagtaaacagaGCTTCATACAAAGTGACAGTTAGAATTATATTTTCCGCTTCTGAGTGTGAGAAAATTAATGTACCAAAATAGTGCCTACTGTTTAAAGATGTCTTGCTCCAGACATATTTAACAACTGAGATTCGCAGTGGGTAGACCACTGAAGTGTCTCGTCATTAAATTATGCACTGTACATTAGAAACAGATGTACTCCTGGAAGTCTTGCATGACAACATTGTTTTGCAATTTCCCGATTAAGACATTGCTAAAAGTGAAAATGGAACCGAACTAACAGGTCAGCTATCTTACTTTAATCATGGAGGAGAGCGGTTGGCTTTGAGAAGGCCTGGTGCCTTTCCTTGGCAGTTTGATATAAACTCTAAATGCTATTTCTTTaccttgttttcctctaaaagctaAGGAATTAatgaaattacttattttaaatattgcttgaCCTTAAAGTATTTAGATTTTAATAGGCCAATGTCACAACTACTTAATATATTGAGTCACAAAACAAATCTTACaaatcaagtggaaaaaaaaaactgggaaaaatgtTATAGTCATTCTTTCTAATCCATGGAAAAATAGCTATGTATCTCTCTGGAAATAAATTGTATTgaacaatatataaaagaaagtgaaatttcacTGAAGCATAGTTatgtggatggacttggacaaagTCAAAAGATAAGAATGGAGGGTCGTACttctctggtgggtcagtggtaaagaatccacatgccaattcaggaaacacaggttcagggtctggtctgggaagatcccacctgccagagATCAGttaagtccatgagccacaaccactgagcctgtgcccgaGAGCCCTGATGCTGCAACTACTGCATCCTGAGTGTCCagggcccatgttctgcaacaagaggagctaccacaatgagaacccTGAACACCGCAATGAGAGAAAAGCCCgtccagcagcgaagacccagcacagccatatgtAAATCAATAGTAAGGTgttcccaaaattaaaaaaaaaaagaagggttatTATCTGGCACTAAGAGGtaaaactgaaaatcactgaCTGGTTCTAGTCTAggaagtatttttgaaaagaatagatgttaactataaaaatctatcaatttatattccaatgtgtgatatattttccatggaaattaatttaggaaaaaacttcaaattcaggtcatatatgtggaaattctttcttttaaacttaacCGTCCTCGAAAGTGTTAGTAATTACAACTTATAAAAGAGTCAGAGTTTGCTGGACAAATAAATTGAgatcagttttggaaattttattttatgaaatgttataCAATGGAGGCTTCTGTTTGAAGTGTCGTAAAATTAACAAACCAAATATTTGacagaactgggggaaaaaaggctTCAAATTGTCTTTATCTGTGGTTGCCATTCTCGAATATGAAACAAGAACAgtaatttttccctatttttttaaactgtaggcCACATATTTTTGACCACCATCTATTTATTCGCATATGTATTTCTTCACTAAAAACGTTTTGTTTCAAAAAGTAAATCTACAGTTGTTCTATATCCACAGTTAATTTTCTTGTGTCCagatacacacatttttattccAACAAGATAAACATTCCAATGAGATAAACATTTTCACTAAAAGGTTGCGACACTTCAAAATGGCCACAGATGACTGATTCTTTCTTAGTTACTGCCTCATTGTAAATCTTTGAGCAAGAAAGAATTTCTTCGTACATTTCTCATTCCTTACAAATACAGGTTAGAATAGTGTGACTCTAGGGAAAATAGCCccaattcatatttttctaaccttaatttttaaataatgtccaaTGAAAAAATTACCCATTCAGTTAGTTTTTAGTAAGTTTGTAGTTGTCTCAATTTGTTTGGATGACTGCAATTTCATTAGTTAAAGATACTGTTATATATGTAGTGAGGTTTTACGGGGATGGGGAAAATGCATAATGTTATGAAAGACAGACACATGTtcaaaatgttgccatttgtttTACATGAATTAGAAAATGATGACACGGCTCTGTTTTGAAATCATCAGTcttcatgaattattttataaataatatagttgAAATAAAACCTCAAACTTATTTTTTGACCACATTTCCCCCTGTGATCTTTAAATCCAGGCATATATTTAGGAAAGTTAAATCCTTAAGTTTTAAAGTTATGTATACTTCATGCACCAAAAAGAAATTcgaaggctttttttcccctcttttttggctCCCTAAATCTTTTGAGTAGTTTATGTTTCTTTGTTATAGAGAGGGCtgtaagtccttttttttttcctggtagaaaCTGGGAATTGTGCTTTGCTAAATGTAAACAATATCAAAAACTAAAGTATCTTCTGGATTTGGATTGGATCCCTAAGTCAATGCGATTCAGTAGCTTCTTATATTGGCAAACTATGCTCCCATCTACCAAAGATGAAAAATGGGTCAACAAGTAGCTTAAGGATTTTTGCCAGATATTTACATATGAATCAAAGGTGATGTCTCCTTAAATTGTACTTAATATAGGAAACAGTCTGTTTGATTTCAAACTTAAGTGGTATTTGATGTAGTCATTGCCTGTTCATGATTAAAATCTTACAGAAAGCCCACCAATGATGAGCAATCTAACATTTGCAGTCTCAGTTGTCAACTGTGCCAATTTCATGAAAATCATATTATCATAGTTGGATCCAGGCTAACCACAGAGAGCTCTTTCTCTATCCATAATTACataattagattatttttatcttaaagctTACTTTAAGTAACATTTTCTCTATGGTATATTATTAAAGAATCATGCCTTCTTGAAGTCTCTTTGTAAGCCAAGAAACCCACATGTTACAcattatagggggaaaaaaatagctttcatgTGATTTCTGCCCAGCTTTGAATCAAGGTTCAGGAACTGTATTACAGTCTGCCAGTGACATTTTGGGAATGAAGAGAATACAGTTGCAGAGCAAACTTTACTAAAATAATTGATGAGACAAGATATTGGATGTTAAAAAAATGCTATTACTCTTAGTGCCAAACCTATCTTTCTCAAGAGTTAGACTTGGACATTtgagataagattttaaaactatgttctCTATATAGAAAGTGCATCTGCTATCGTaggctgaggggaggaggcagtcTTGATCTGCAAtaagtctattttgttttaatgtttggttattaatatatacaatatcgTTCATCCTCATTCTCAGTTTTATATAAGCCAAAGAGAGTGTAAATTCATCAATACTACACAAACCAGGCATACAGAGTTTGGTAACTGACTGTGAATTCTggtaaattgcttatatttctctAGAAATCTTGGTTTGCAGATCTCATGCTTGATACGCTAGAAATGTGTGACAAAGATATTGCTCAAGATAAGGACACAAAGCCTAGGGAAATAGAAATATGTGAGATGATAACCCCACTCAACCAAATAGACAATGTTAGTTAAGtagtgaatgtttttatttcatttattttattttctatagatttataaatgaaaaaaagatgagcTTAAGAAAGAAGGCTGCTCTGAATCAAATATGGAAGACTGTCCATTTCAAGTCTTAGCTGAATCTGAGTCTGAAATTgcttatcaacttttttttttaattacagaatgcTGCCTTATGCAGATGTGCAGTGAATCCTTGAACAGGAGAGTTATTTGTCCTCCCAGTCTTCCCTGTATCAAAACCCATTGACAACACAACTAAAAGTAAGTTATTAAACTTGTCCTTAATTCTGCCTATAGTGATACAGCTCTTTGAGATTTCTCACAAAGCTTTTCTCCAGGTTGGGATTCTACTCTGAGGAATTATAAACTGGAGTAAATTTCAGTTTCCTATATCTAAAGTTTAAGATCACTGTCGCATCTTTGTTGTATCCTGTGATGCACTGCATCACTGATACATCATTGGATATCTTCCCAACTGTATTAGAAACTCATGGTTTCCTTCTACCTTTAGTAAATTTTCTTTCACTGGCTTTGTTATTTTTCCATGATGCTGAAATTTGAGCATGGATATTTGAGTACACTATAAAGCATCCAGGGCAAACTGGGTTTGGTTAtgtcacaacccactccaatgtttttgcctgcagaattctatggacacaggagcctgccaggctacagtccatgggaacgcaaagagtgggacatgactgagcaactaacactttcatttttcaacccAAGAAGGTCTGTGGGTTCATGATGCAAATTCGCCTATCTCCATTCTAACAATATAGACCTATGTATCGATCATTAAAAAATAGTTctcatcactgaactaaaattattaaagacAATATGTATCCACTTTTAGATAGTTTACTACGCATTAGGGGGAAGTGTTGATTTAATGACACTTCTCCTCAGTTGTcttgtatattgttgttgttgtcatttaatctctcagttgtgtccaactcttagcgacccaatggacgttagcccaccaggctcctctctacatgagatttcccagacaagaatactggagtgggttgccatttccttctccatggaaccttcctgacccagggatcaaatctccatcgcctgcattggcaggtggattctttaccactgagccacgaggaagcCCTGTTTTGTATATGATAACTGAAAAGGgagaaagacaggacactgaaagatgaactccccaggttggtaggtgcccagtatgctactgctgATCGGTGGAGCTAtatctccaaaaagaatgaagggatgcagccaaagcaaaaacaacacccagttgtggatgggactggtgatgaaagaaaggtctgaggctgtaagagcaatattgtataggaacctggaatgttaggtccatgaatcaaggcaagttggaagtggtgaaacaggagatggcaagagtgaacatcaatacttcaggaatcagtgagctaaaatggactggaatgggtgaatttaactcaggtgaccattaaatctactcccgtgggccagaatcccttagaagagtgATAATCTCTAAGAGCAGAGGCACATGATGTGGTTGTACCAACATTACAGCTTAATGATTGGAAGGACAGCACAGGGATGGGGATCCCAAGTGGAGCCAGGTAATCAGGGTAAAGGAAGCAGAGATAAAAGCTCTGGAaggctgaagtggaatgaacagtgAATGTGGGGCAGAATATGAGAGTGGAGGGGGCTGCataatgagaaagttctggaaaattGCAGAAGGGTCACCTTGAGTCTTTGGTTAAGTACTGATCTACACAAACATTAGGGGAAACTCTGAAATTAGAGAAAGAACCTGGGAAAGGCCAGGAGTGACAAGTTTTTTGAGTTCACATAAGATGGAAGTAATTTCTGTTCTTGAAGTCAAAGTGGAAAGACCTCATGATACATCAGGTCTTAGCAGTGAAAGCAAGTGAAAGTAAGTTAGCCTTAAAATTCTCTGTGTGTGCCTGCttcatcgcttcagtcgtgtccagctctttgcaaccctatggactgtagcctaccagtccatgggattctgcagacaagaatactggagtgggttgccatgccctcctccaggggatgatcttcccaacccagggatcaatcttaggtctcccccattgcaagcagttctttactgcctgagctaccagggaagccactttcctttttaaccttttttaacatgtttaaaaagttaaaaagaaagttttgaaaaattaatatgacCCACATGTAACCTAACTGTCTGCCTGGTGAAAATACAGTGCTCTTTaaaggtatatatataaaaaaaaaagtcctttattGTACAATATGAAATACACAGTGTCCAGCATCTAGTCAAAAATTACTAGGCaatcaaaggaacagaaaaatacagattttaatcaggagaaatataatttgatagaaataaatgcagaaatagcACATAAAGGAATTAACAAATGAAGAGTTTGGAAAGCTGGGACAACTTCCAGTTTATGGTCTACAGTATAGAAATCTTAgaaatttcacttcattttcagaaaaagaaaaagatgaacaaagtaAAAATCAGCAATCATTTTTAGATATATGATATACATCAGAGAATTGAAGGTCACAGGGCAAACTACTGCCCCAACTGGAGACAGATTCATATACTGCAAGTCAAAGTGTTTTCTTCACTAGGAGCAAAAGTCTAAGAGCAGAAGTCTGTTAGAAATACTTAAACAGCAACTGCTGAATTGTTGGAAGTTCTGTTTGGATAAGCTTGAATGTTAAGAGACTCCAGGCAGGCCAGTCATACAAGTTGTCTCATGCTTATGAGAGTTTTACCCCCAATAGTCCCACTAGCTTTTGAGGATGAACATTAGAGAGAGAtgtcctcatgattcccacagtgTGAGAAGAATGCAGCATTCTGAAATATTCCAAAAGCATCCTATTATCCTTAACAAAGAATACCCTCTAAAGTTACTATTTTACCAAAATCTGACTGACTTGTATTTTAATAAAGCCTATCTGACTTAGGAGAAGGGAAATATCAAACTCCAGCCCCATTTTACCTTTGATGTGGGGAAAGGGAAATAACCAACTTCAGAAACacctcttcatttctgtgtcaCCCAAGgtgagaaaactagaaaaatagcaaattaaatccaaagtaagaACAAAcgaataataaaaaattagggtagaaatcagtgaaatttaaaacagaaatcaataaaGGTGGCAAAACCAAAAGCTAGCTCTTGGAAAGTATCAACGAAGTTGATGAACCTCTAGTCAAATTAACTAAGAAAAATAGtgaccagtggttgccagggattagGGTGCTGGGAGTGAGGGATGAGCAGGTGGCACAAAGGCCTGGGAAGCTATCTGTATGTTACACTGTAATGGTGGAGACCTGACATTATGcacttgtcaaaacccatagaaatatacacacaaagaatGAAGGCTACTGAATGAAGGCTACTGTAATCTGTACACTTTAGCTAATGATAATGTGTATGTATAGGCTTATCAATTGCAAAAAATTTGCCACACTACTCTGAGATACTAAACATGGGGAAAACTGTCTAGTTTAGGGGAAATTGAGTATACATTGGAATTTTTGTACTTTCTGCTCACTTTTTTCTAGAAACTTACTGACTCTATATAGTGTGCTAATTTAAAAGGTAGCTGAAATAAACATTAGAACTTCTCtataaaggatataaaagaaaacctgaaCATGATGAGATCTTAGACACAATAATCATAATGAAGTTGTAAACAAAATTCAGATAGATTTTCTAGAGATTAAAAGTAcaacatatacttaaaaaaatacactgaatgtTATTATAAGTATATAAGTCACAGGCAACCTCATTACATTTAAAGGCATGCTAATGAAAAGTATGTTAAAAAGtcatagaaaaagatgaaaataaatttcactatTAGAGGGATATTATCAAGTATTATAACACATTAGTAACtggagtcctagaagaagaaaaaataatgaggcaGGAAAGAAATGTGATGAAATAGTCATGAAAAGTTTATAAATTTGATGACTGACAGACAcataaattcaataatttaaataataacaaaagcacaaTGGTGGTAATGAAACCAACACTAAGGTTTATAATAAAATCactgaaaaccagagacactaagaaaatcttaaaagaaggtagagaaaaaagacacatgacaaagagaaaaatatacatcaaaatgaaagcagacttcagaaactataaaaccagaAGACAGTGGCATAAGATCTTTAAgatgctaaatgaaaaatatttcttgacctAGAATTATTGCATGTATCACAATATTCTTCAAACTTACAGGCAAAAATAtgtttcagaccaaaaaaaaacttGTGAGAATTAAGAAGATTCATACTAAAAGTAATActtaaggaaaatattcaaacagAAGTTAATTGGTACCAAACGTATATTTGAATCTGCAAAAAGAGTGAGAGTGCTGGAAATGGTAAATATTTgaatgctgttcagttgctaagtcatgtctgactctgcaaccccatggtctgcagcctggcaggctcctctgtcgatggagattctccaggcaagaatactggagagggttaccatttccttctccaaaatatttaaataaacattcaaatatttaaagaagatatatgttctcactttaaaaaatttctgtagcAGATCATTTCCTTGTCATTATTAACAAATATACTTGACATTTATTATTAAGAAGTAATAATGCATGGTTTCGTTTATAGAATtagcagaaataaaacatatgacaacaatacaaccaaagaggaaaagtgaatATGGAGTTACACTCTTATAAGATTTTTATACTGTATTTGAAGTGATAATAACATAATCTTAATTTAGACTGTGATAAGTTAAAGATGAATATGGTAAACTCTAAAGCGATTACtaataagaaaaaggaacaaggtgAGCTAACTAAGAGTAAAGATACAATAGAATCATATAATTAATCTCATAAcatcattaatataaaaatgcagaaatatttgataagagaaagatgagatggaacaaatagaaaatagcttTAACTTCAGTCTTATTGATAGCCACACTGAATATATTGTGTCATCCAATGCCAAAGTCACATTTAGGTATTAGGGACATATATGTTTAGGCCAAATTGAAATGTGGTATGAGTATAAAACATGCATTGGCTATCAAAAACTTAGTATGAGTTAATCTAATGTAAAATAGTcagtaatatatttttacattgattgtttaaatgagaatatttttggatatatttgaataaataaagcaaagtatTGAAAGAGTATTTTAACCCTTTTTGGTGTGtctactaaattttttaaaaattacataaatgtgACTAATATTTGtggctcacattttattttcattggataGCACTGGCCCAAATACCCCAATTAAAAGTCAATATTGTCAGATTGGATGAAAACCAAAACCTATATATACATGTTGTCTACAGGAAACCCActttaactattaaaatataaatgctaaagaatggaaaaagttaTAATATGAAAACACTACTTAGATGAAAGCTGGAGTGCTCATATTGTATCAAACCAAGTTGACCTCAGAACAAGGAAAAATGCCAGGACCAAGAGAGAcgttatatattaataaagaggCCAATTTATCAAGAAGCtataataattctaaattcagtaagagaagtttgaaatatgtgaataaaaaataacagCAGACTGACATCTTAAGAAATGCTAAATCAAGCTAAAATGATTCATTCAGGCTGAAGAAATGATACCAAATCCAAATTGGATCCtcagaaagaaatggtaaaaataagGGTAAATGGAAAACTGTATTTCTCTTTATATACTTTTACAGTAAAAAATGGAGTTCATTGAATTTATCATCTGTTTAGGCTCATTTATATATGTAGTTGTACTGTGTCTACAATTTACATGAAGTGGTCCAATTTTAACTCTATGTTGGTTAGGAAAAAACTAAATATGTGCACTGTAATCcatcaagttaagaaaaaaagaaagggaaaaaactatAGTTATTAAGAAAgtaggtaaaataaaattttttacgtattcaaaaatcagaaacaaatgagaaaaggggGAACAGAGTAACAAAAAAAGGGGGATAAATGAAAAAACTGCATGGCAGATCTAAATTGaatcatatcaataattatattaaacactAAGAAACTAAACACCCAAATTAAAAACTGTCCAAATGAATAAAAGACCCAACAATAAGTCATATAACAGATACAGTTTAAGTaataatacatagaaaagtgctgcaATTCTAAGATAAGCACAGCCCTGTTAATAAGAGATTTACTTAGTAAATGGCTAATGAGGAGAAATATATTTAGCACGCCAAGAGTAAGAAAAGAAGGCTGTAGTGGCAGTGTTAATAATAGATAAAACTGACCTTAACACAAATTGTATTCCTAAAAATAGAGATTTCACAATGATAACTCATTTCATTAGGAAGACAAAATTATCATAACTATGTGCttaagaataaagtttaaaaatatgaagcaaaaatgaacaggattaaagaaacagataattggaaaaataaagattttgataGAGACTTTCTCCTCTTTAAGAAATTGATAGAGAAACTAGACTTTAAGCAATCAAAATCAATTCACcttcaaagaagataaagtatcaaataattcaatatatatacatggagatatgtatataaaagcaaaaataaaaatttaatccttaaaaagttTTGGCTCTCTACATTTTATGCTTCATATCAGAAGATAAAACAATgtcttttatataaaacaatgagaactaggtttactttcttttattctgatgtctttgtaaaaagttattttctattttgattaaccttgaaaacaaacattCAGCTATCAGGGCAAACAATGgcaaatatatgacattttattaaGCCCTGTTCTAAACTAAGTCAACACCACCTTTGCTTCACCTTCTTACTTAGAAGTTAATGGCAAAAAAGTCAACGGCTAAAACTGACAgtagtttttgaaaatgaaaattatcagaAAGCATCTCAAACTCAAAATCTTTCGGGCATGGGaaatataattttgctttatttatttatttattttttttcaggttaAACAACAATTTGTAACCAAAACTTTAATCCCAAGGATTCTCACAAAACATATTACAAATGACAGCATGAAAAAAGAATCTTGCACAGTAACTCAGTTCAGCTCTACAATGTACCCTTAAACTGGCAGGACATTTGTTATCTTGAGTATCTCAGATTTCCAAATAAAGAATGTTACAAAGAGCTATGTATTCATATACAGCAATCACAGAAGGAACTTACAACCTAAAGCAAAGGTAAACTAACTTCCTTCAAACTTCTTAGATTCTACACCAACTGGACAACCTTTTTGTCCAGTGTGAAGACTAGTGGGATTTTTAAACCTCTAATCTAGTTTAAGGGTGAAGCTTTAATTTTTCCAGCTGGTTTTTGAGTTCacagcagtttttaaaaactgcttaacTACAGCTGCATACCATATCCCAGCTATGttgaaaaaaatcttccaatttttgccagtttttatttccataatgTTAAACATTGACTTTAGCTGGGCAGGAGTTAAGAGATTTATTATCAGCCTATGCAAGACTAAAATTCAAAGCAAATTAAATTTTGCTTAAGGGAACATTGTAAAGTAACAATTCTTGATATTACATGCCCCATATGATCCATTTCAAACCATAGAGAATTACACCTTTGTGTCACTGTTCCAACAGACAAACAAATGTGAACagctaaaacattttaaaaatgcaccaAGCTTATGAAGTCTcaaacaaaacttgaattttctgtaCATACTCCTGTCAAATGAAGTTATTTCCTGTACACCACTCCTCTTGCAAACTTGTCttctatttcctttcatttgaCCTAGATCGGCTACGAGACCTAGAGAAAGATCGGGAAGGCTTGTGATTTCTCTCCCGGGACAGTGATCTCTCTCTTCTCCTATCTCTAGAAAGGGACCTGCTCCGGCTGCGGGAGAAGCTTCTCCGTCTTGGAGATCTGCGTCGAGGTGGAGGACTCCTCCTCCGATAATCATCTCGAGGGCGACGACCCCAAGAAGGAGGTGGGCCACGATTACGACTTCTCTTTTCACCATTCGATAGTTCCACTCTTACTCGGCAGCCACACAGTGTTCTCCCATCTAGCTCTCGAACAGCATCAGCTGCATCTCGGGGATCTTCAAATTCAACAAAAGCAAAGCCGGGAGGGTTTCTAGCAACCCACACACTTCGGAGTGGTCCATAATAGCCAAAAGCTCGTTCCAATTCAGTCTTGTTACCATTGTTTCCAAGATTACCTACATAAACTTTACAGTCCAATGGACAGGAATCACGATGCATTTCGAGATCTTGGGTTAGAAATGCGGAGGTCCAAATCCACAGAACCTAGGCTAGGTCTTCTCAGTCCCCTCCCGCCCAGCGTTCCCGGATGCTCTCGCACACCCGGCGTCCACGAAATGGCCTATAATTTTGCTTTATGTCTCATAGTCTATGAGAATGTTTGCTTTTTACTGTT of the Muntiacus reevesi chromosome 7, mMunRee1.1, whole genome shotgun sequence genome contains:
- the LOC136171644 gene encoding serine/arginine-rich splicing factor 3 encodes the protein MHRDSCPLDCKVYVGNLGNNGNKTELERAFGYYGPLRSVWVARNPPGFAFVEFEDPRDAADAVRELDGRTLCGCRVRVELSNGEKRSRNRGPPPSWGRRPRDDYRRRSPPPRRRSPRRRSFSRSRSRSLSRDRRRERSLSRERNHKPSRSFSRSRSRSRSNERK